One window of the Campylobacter concisus genome contains the following:
- a CDS encoding ComEC/Rec2 family competence protein, producing the protein MRFKALKNKEFFTIFCLFCLCIFSINLAISYHKYQIFMDKGEQELTATVISSYEKLGDDGKKRQILKLKTDEFLFYTLGAKTDDFKAGDNIFLSVINLDVSFKDYLASSFYMPSFSREKLPQKATLNINQKLQSLIYAQHKNSKISQLYSALFLGTSIDTELRDDVSHLGIAHLIAISGYHLGFISAVIFFVFRPLLKFLYARFLPFRNYNFDLAIIVFIVLSFYFFIIGFIPSFLRAFLMSILGFYCTLKGVKILNFKTLFIVVLVSISLFPQLLFSVGFYFSLMGVFYIFLYFKHLKDKFSPFIHLILLNLYVCFAMEICVLYFFPLISLQQLSVLAINYIFSVFYPLSAALHIASYGDIFDGLLNNVLNFRLSSTKIFVPAIIFIFYNIASLLAIKFRSIFYILPLLGLLCFFVASYKIYA; encoded by the coding sequence ATGCGTTTTAAAGCTTTAAAAAATAAAGAATTTTTCACTATATTTTGTCTGTTTTGCCTTTGTATTTTTTCTATAAATTTAGCCATTAGCTACCATAAATATCAAATTTTTATGGACAAAGGCGAACAAGAGCTAACAGCAACCGTGATTTCTAGCTACGAAAAGCTTGGAGATGACGGCAAGAAAAGGCAAATTTTAAAGCTTAAGACTGATGAGTTTTTATTTTATACGCTTGGAGCCAAAACAGATGACTTTAAAGCCGGAGATAATATATTTCTAAGCGTCATAAATTTAGACGTTAGTTTTAAAGACTATCTTGCTTCCTCCTTTTACATGCCTAGCTTTTCACGCGAAAAACTTCCACAAAAAGCCACGCTAAATATCAACCAAAAACTACAATCACTAATCTACGCCCAGCATAAAAATAGTAAAATTTCACAGCTCTACTCAGCTCTATTTTTAGGCACAAGTATTGACACAGAGTTAAGAGATGACGTCTCGCACCTTGGTATAGCGCATCTTATAGCCATAAGTGGCTATCATTTAGGTTTCATAAGCGCAGTTATATTTTTTGTATTTAGGCCACTTTTAAAATTTTTATATGCGAGGTTTTTACCTTTTAGAAACTACAACTTTGATCTAGCCATTATAGTTTTTATAGTCTTGTCATTTTACTTTTTTATAATAGGCTTTATACCAAGCTTTTTGCGAGCATTTTTAATGAGCATTTTAGGATTTTATTGTACGTTAAAAGGCGTCAAAATTTTAAACTTCAAAACACTTTTTATAGTAGTGCTTGTTAGCATATCGCTCTTTCCGCAGCTACTTTTTAGCGTAGGTTTTTACTTTTCACTCATGGGCGTTTTTTACATATTTTTATACTTTAAACACCTAAAAGATAAATTTTCGCCCTTCATTCATCTTATTCTTTTAAATTTATATGTTTGCTTTGCAATGGAAATTTGCGTGCTTTATTTCTTTCCGCTCATTAGCTTACAGCAGCTTAGTGTCCTTGCTATCAACTACATCTTTAGCGTTTTTTATCCATTAAGTGCTGCGCTTCATATTGCTTCGTATGGCGATATTTTTGATGGATTGCTAAATAATGTTTTAAATTTTAGACTAAGCTCGACTAAAATTTTCGTGCCAGCCATTATTTTTATCTTTTATAATATCGCTTCGCTTCTAGCTATAAAATTTAGATCCATATTCTACATTTTGCCGCTGCTTGGGCTTTTGTGCTTTTTCGTTGCTAGCTATAAAATTTACGCCTAA
- a CDS encoding TolC family protein — translation MKKILTVLLFALPLWAGNLLEIIALAQSARLESLKEFNKNEYINKNKSKKLNLSLDGRYTFVPDEIKGGYMTKAGSITAKVEYLIFDGGASEAADKILDHKGVEKIYKDEELMNLTAFQVAKVYFNAIALNSLINLETKFVDSFAKAAAENEFWFEYGEINKAEFDAINFTLDKKRAELDELGLKLAELNSRINLLSNGEIGFNAGSKIMMPDFSKDDISAKLGAMEQEKFIKEQENEKQKSKFAPKIYLKDTQSVNNNSFKKGERTTSQMIGAYADANKPRVEFEWKLPDSLSLSKQSQVKRIEEQKAALDLSDEENRIITRLKELESTIKGLNAKLNLQDLKQDKLDSDFIDLLNGYLNGEIKYEEFLFVSEKNFSDRANFILDGDLLELNKLEYFFECARKINEVIIE, via the coding sequence TTGAAGAAAATTTTGACAGTTTTGCTCTTTGCTTTGCCTCTTTGGGCTGGAAATTTACTAGAGATCATCGCTCTAGCGCAAAGTGCAAGGCTTGAGAGTTTGAAAGAATTTAATAAAAATGAATATATAAATAAAAATAAGAGTAAAAAGCTAAATTTATCCCTTGATGGCAGATATACCTTTGTGCCTGATGAGATAAAGGGCGGATATATGACAAAGGCGGGATCGATCACGGCAAAGGTTGAGTATCTTATCTTTGATGGTGGTGCAAGCGAGGCTGCTGATAAAATTTTAGATCACAAAGGTGTGGAGAAAATTTACAAAGATGAAGAGCTGATGAATCTCACTGCTTTTCAGGTCGCAAAGGTCTATTTCAACGCTATCGCACTAAATTCTCTTATAAATTTAGAGACAAAATTTGTGGATAGTTTTGCTAAGGCTGCGGCTGAAAATGAGTTTTGGTTTGAGTATGGCGAGATAAATAAAGCCGAGTTTGATGCGATAAATTTCACTCTTGATAAAAAAAGAGCCGAGCTAGACGAACTTGGGCTTAAGCTAGCCGAGCTAAACTCAAGGATAAATTTGCTCTCAAACGGCGAGATCGGCTTTAATGCTGGCTCAAAGATAATGATGCCTGATTTTAGTAAAGATGATATAAGCGCAAAACTTGGGGCGATGGAGCAAGAAAAATTTATAAAAGAGCAAGAAAATGAGAAACAAAAGAGTAAATTTGCTCCAAAAATTTACTTAAAAGATACGCAAAGTGTGAATAATAACAGCTTTAAAAAAGGTGAGAGGACGACTTCGCAGATGATAGGCGCTTACGCTGATGCGAACAAGCCTAGAGTGGAATTTGAGTGGAAGTTGCCTGATAGCTTAAGTCTTAGCAAGCAAAGTCAAGTTAAACGCATTGAAGAGCAAAAGGCGGCACTTGATCTAAGCGATGAGGAAAATAGGATAATCACTCGCCTAAAAGAGCTAGAAAGCACAATCAAAGGCTTAAATGCAAAGTTAAATTTGCAAGATTTGAAGCAAGATAAGCTTGATAGTGATTTTATTGATCTGCTAAATGGCTATCTTAATGGCGAGATAAAATATGAAGAATTTTTGTTTGTGAGTGAGAAAAATTTTAGCGATAGGGCAAATTTTATCCTTGATGGCGATTTACTTGAGCTAAACAAGCTTGAGTATTTTTTTGAATGTGCAAGAAAAATAAATGAGGTGATAATTGAATAA
- a CDS encoding flavodoxin-dependent (E)-4-hydroxy-3-methylbut-2-enyl-diphosphate synthase — ERTMQAYRALRPKTNYPFHLGVTEAGTTFHATIKSAIALGGLLLEGIGDTMRVSITGELEEEIKVAKAILKDSGRQKEGLNIISCPTCGRLQADLMAAVKLVEEKTKGIKEPLNVSVMGCVVNAIGEAKGADVAIAFGKGNGMIMRHGEVVARLPESELVDRFLQEIDDEIKSRD, encoded by the coding sequence TGAACGCACGATGCAAGCTTATAGAGCGCTTCGTCCAAAGACAAATTATCCATTTCATCTAGGTGTAACAGAGGCAGGTACCACTTTTCACGCCACTATCAAGTCCGCGATCGCTCTTGGTGGGCTTTTGCTTGAGGGTATAGGCGATACGATGAGAGTTAGCATCACTGGCGAGCTTGAAGAAGAGATAAAAGTCGCAAAGGCGATCTTAAAAGATAGTGGCCGCCAAAAAGAGGGACTAAATATCATCTCATGCCCAACTTGTGGGCGTTTGCAAGCTGATCTCATGGCTGCAGTAAAGCTCGTAGAAGAAAAAACAAAAGGTATAAAAGAGCCGCTAAACGTTTCAGTCATGGGCTGCGTGGTAAATGCTATCGGCGAGGCAAAAGGCGCAGATGTCGCCATAGCATTTGGTAAAGGCAATGGCATGATCATGCGACACGGCGAAGTGGTCGCTAGGCTGCCTGAGAGCGAGCTTGTGGATAGATTTTTACAAGAGATCGATGACGAGATAAAAAGTAGAGACTAA
- a CDS encoding TolC family protein, translating to MKKILFIFLPVFLLGSNLSVIANKATQNEISKIKELELKRANLNDEATLSSYMPSLSLEGSYGKNASTFPSIVAKESAGVLARIDFLLYDGGAREARLKMSQLLKNKAAIASDEAKNYLALKAVNLYFNALALENIIAAKQAQANFLKGVLDKLEKANIAGLAAKDELENVRAKYYLANSTQLEYKNKMEQILNEINLLTGEQILPVAGAKMADISSNLASKNAELDRLSQDIFLGEAKLSEAKAGFLPQIMLYDTYGFYKNNYDIDLGRLSSYRSYVDKYLKEDTHGNKFGIAFKWKIFDFFATSKMSQAQKIALDEARLNLEYKKRENETKLKNLQSEIVVLTSKITSLNEYVKASDLALKASYEKYNSGLLGYSDLLEALSQKFDAISLFESAKDELEIKKAEFFFENGEPILERIRD from the coding sequence ATGAAAAAAATTTTATTCATTTTTTTGCCGGTATTTTTGCTTGGTTCAAATTTAAGTGTGATCGCAAACAAAGCAACGCAAAATGAAATTTCAAAGATCAAAGAGCTTGAGCTAAAAAGAGCAAATTTAAACGATGAAGCCACATTAAGCTCATATATGCCAAGCCTTAGCCTAGAGGGCTCATACGGCAAAAATGCAAGCACTTTTCCAAGCATAGTCGCTAAAGAGTCAGCCGGTGTGCTAGCTAGGATAGATTTTTTGCTTTATGATGGCGGAGCGAGAGAGGCTAGGCTAAAGATGAGCCAGCTTTTAAAAAACAAAGCCGCCATCGCAAGCGATGAAGCCAAAAACTATCTTGCACTTAAGGCTGTAAATTTATATTTTAATGCTCTAGCACTTGAAAATATAATCGCAGCCAAGCAAGCTCAGGCAAATTTCTTAAAAGGCGTTTTAGATAAGCTTGAAAAGGCAAACATTGCAGGCCTTGCCGCAAAAGATGAGCTTGAAAATGTAAGGGCTAAATATTACTTAGCTAATAGCACGCAGCTTGAATACAAAAACAAAATGGAGCAAATTTTAAATGAGATAAATTTGCTAACTGGTGAGCAAATTTTGCCAGTAGCTGGAGCAAAGATGGCTGATATTAGCTCAAATTTAGCTTCAAAAAATGCCGAGCTTGATAGACTAAGCCAAGATATATTTTTAGGCGAGGCCAAGCTTAGCGAGGCAAAGGCTGGTTTTTTGCCTCAAATAATGCTTTATGACACATATGGATTTTATAAAAATAATTACGATATCGATCTAGGCAGGCTTAGTTCTTACCGCTCATACGTGGATAAATACCTAAAAGAAGATACTCATGGCAATAAATTTGGTATCGCTTTTAAATGGAAAATTTTTGATTTTTTCGCCACTAGCAAGATGAGTCAGGCTCAAAAGATCGCACTTGATGAGGCAAGGCTAAATTTGGAGTATAAAAAGCGTGAAAACGAGACAAAGCTTAAAAATTTGCAAAGTGAAATCGTGGTGCTTACTTCAAAAATCACTTCACTAAACGAATATGTAAAAGCAAGCGATTTGGCATTAAAAGCTAGCTATGAAAAGTATAACTCCGGGCTTTTGGGATATAGCGATCTGCTTGAGGCACTCTCTCAAAAATTTGACGCCATTAGTCTTTTTGAGAGTGCAAAAGATGAGCTTGAGATCAAAAAAGCGGAGTTCTTTTTTGAAAATGGCGAGCCGATTTTAGAGAGGATTAGAGATTGA
- a CDS encoding EamA family transporter — MNKLIFVTILWAFSFSLIGEFLAGKVDSYLAVFIRVALASLVFLPFTKFRGISPKLAFGIMAIGAVQIGLMYLFYYNSFLYLSVPEVALFTIFTPFYVTLIYDAFSFKFRPLYLFSVGVAVFGALVIKYGAINDGVLKGFLLVQAANICFGAGQSAYKALLEKFDVDQKNVFGYFHFGAFFVAVVALLTLGNPAKFSLTSTQILVLLWLGVVASGVGYFMWNKGACEVDSGVLAIMNNALIPAAIIVNLVFWQKDTDLTRLILGAVIMYISLIIHNKIMKFYGMKIA, encoded by the coding sequence TTGAATAAACTGATCTTTGTGACTATTTTATGGGCGTTTAGCTTTAGTTTGATAGGTGAGTTTTTAGCTGGCAAGGTTGATAGCTATTTGGCTGTTTTTATTCGGGTTGCGCTTGCGAGCTTAGTCTTTTTGCCATTTACAAAATTTCGTGGCATCAGCCCAAAGCTAGCATTTGGCATCATGGCGATCGGAGCGGTGCAAATAGGGCTTATGTATCTATTTTATTACAATTCATTTTTGTATCTAAGTGTGCCAGAAGTAGCACTTTTTACCATTTTTACGCCGTTTTATGTGACGCTCATCTACGACGCATTTAGCTTTAAATTTAGGCCACTTTATCTATTTAGTGTTGGCGTTGCGGTTTTTGGAGCTTTGGTTATAAAATATGGTGCTATAAACGATGGTGTATTAAAGGGCTTTTTGCTAGTGCAAGCAGCAAATATCTGCTTTGGAGCAGGACAGAGTGCATATAAGGCACTTTTAGAAAAATTTGACGTGGACCAAAAAAATGTCTTTGGCTACTTTCATTTTGGGGCATTTTTTGTAGCTGTCGTTGCGCTTCTTACTCTTGGCAATCCAGCCAAATTTTCACTTACTTCAACGCAAATTTTAGTGCTTCTCTGGCTTGGCGTGGTCGCTAGTGGAGTTGGATATTTTATGTGGAACAAAGGTGCTTGCGAGGTCGATAGTGGCGTGCTTGCCATCATGAATAACGCTCTCATTCCAGCCGCCATCATCGTAAATTTAGTCTTTTGGCAAAAGGATACAGACTTAACTAGGCTAATTTTAGGCGCTGTTATAATGTATATATCTTTGATAATTCACAATAAGATAATGAAATTTTATGGTATGAAGATCGCTTAG
- a CDS encoding replicative DNA helicase, translating into MAKQRVNEIEFTNLYDIDMERAILSSILQNNDILGEIFDIVKAKDFYLKGHSQIYDAMVACLNSDDPITMPFLKNRLGEKYDEELILDILGTNSLIDIQKYANELREKSIKRSLVKIAHNIPSKVNEDKPSRDMVDDLSQEFYSLIEGGSTGVIKEGKEIIMKMMDHINAQALLGEKDIVGLDTGFKKLNEMIKGFKNGDLIIVAARPGMGKTTLCLNFMSQVLKNNAGVVFFSLEMPAEQIMMRILASKTSIPLQDIMTAKMDDEALARFSDACEEFAASKLFVHDSGYVNIHQVRTQMRKLKAMHPEISLCVIDYIGLMMSTNNYADRHVQIAEISRGLKLLARELDMPIIALSQLNRSLESRANKRPMLSDLRESGAIEQDADIILFVYRDEFYLEQEEKEKEKRASAEGKEYKSNHVFNKLQEKAEIIVGKNRNGETGSVDVLFQKQHSRFEDMSAMPVSDVSFEG; encoded by the coding sequence GTGGCAAAGCAAAGAGTTAACGAGATAGAATTTACCAACCTTTACGACATTGATATGGAGCGAGCTATACTAAGCTCCATTTTACAAAACAACGATATTTTAGGTGAAATTTTTGACATTGTTAAGGCAAAGGATTTTTATCTAAAAGGGCATTCGCAAATATACGATGCAATGGTAGCATGCCTAAATAGCGATGATCCTATAACTATGCCATTTTTAAAAAATAGACTTGGCGAAAAATACGACGAAGAGCTAATACTGGATATTTTGGGCACAAATTCCCTAATAGACATTCAAAAATACGCAAACGAACTAAGAGAAAAATCTATAAAACGAAGTCTTGTAAAGATCGCTCACAACATACCAAGCAAAGTAAATGAAGACAAGCCAAGCCGCGATATGGTCGATGATCTTAGCCAGGAATTTTACTCTTTGATAGAAGGTGGAAGCACTGGAGTTATAAAAGAAGGCAAAGAGATCATCATGAAAATGATGGATCATATTAATGCTCAAGCCTTGCTTGGTGAAAAAGATATCGTTGGACTTGATACTGGATTTAAAAAGCTAAATGAGATGATAAAGGGCTTTAAAAATGGAGACCTCATCATCGTCGCAGCTCGTCCAGGCATGGGAAAAACGACACTTTGTTTAAATTTTATGAGTCAGGTTCTAAAAAATAATGCTGGAGTTGTTTTTTTCTCGCTCGAGATGCCAGCTGAGCAAATAATGATGAGAATTCTAGCAAGCAAGACCTCTATCCCGCTTCAAGACATAATGACCGCAAAGATGGATGATGAAGCGTTGGCTAGATTTAGCGATGCTTGTGAGGAGTTTGCTGCTAGCAAGCTTTTTGTGCATGATAGTGGCTATGTAAATATCCATCAAGTAAGAACGCAAATGCGAAAACTAAAGGCTATGCATCCTGAAATTTCACTTTGCGTGATCGACTACATCGGTCTTATGATGAGTACAAATAACTACGCTGATCGTCACGTCCAAATAGCTGAAATTTCTCGTGGATTAAAGCTTTTGGCACGTGAGCTAGATATGCCAATCATCGCTCTTTCTCAGCTAAACAGAAGCCTTGAATCTCGCGCAAATAAACGCCCTATGCTAAGCGATCTAAGAGAATCAGGTGCGATCGAGCAAGATGCCGACATCATTCTTTTTGTTTATAGAGATGAGTTTTACCTAGAGCAAGAAGAAAAAGAGAAAGAAAAACGCGCAAGTGCCGAGGGCAAAGAGTACAAGAGCAATCATGTCTTTAATAAGCTTCAAGAAAAGGCTGAGATCATAGTTGGCAAAAATAGAAATGGTGAAACTGGCTCAGTTGATGTGCTCTTTCAAAAGCAACACTCAAGGTTTGAAGATATGTCTGCAATGCCTGTATCTGATGTTTCATTTGAAGGCTGA
- a CDS encoding efflux RND transporter permease subunit produces MIKTAINRPITTLMVFLSLVVFGIYSLKTMNVNLYPQVNIPIVKITTYANGDMNYIKTKITQKIEDEISSIEGIKKIYSTSFDNLSVVSIEFELNKDLESATNDVRDKMQKARLSANYEIEKLNGLSSSVFSLFITRLDGNKTKLMQEIDDVAKPFLERISGVSKVKTNGFLEPAVKILLDRFKLDKNALSANEVANLIKVENLKAPLGKIENEQIQMAIKSNFSAKSVDEIRNLTIKQGVFLKDIASVDLAYKDANEAAIMDKKSGVLLGLELAPDANALTVIALAKSKLDQFKSLLDNEYEVKIAYDKSEVIQKHIDQTAFDMILGVLLTIVIVYLFLRNFSITIISVVAIPTSIVATFFIINALGYDINRLSLIALTLGIGIFIDDAIVVTENIASKLKDEPNALKASFAGIKEIAFSVFAISLVLLCVFVPIAFMSGIVGKYFNSFAMSVAAGIVISFFVSIFLVPTLSARFVNAKQSGFFLKSEPFFEALENGYEKILALALKFKLIFLAITLVVVVCSFGLAKFVGGDFMPSEDNSEFNIYFKLDPSLSLQASKERLKDKISLINANPQVAYAYFILGYTDAKQPYLVKAYVRLKEIKDRANHERQNAIMQRFRDKLKSDDMSVIVADLPVVEGGDVQPVKLTITSENGKDLEKFVPKISKMLKEINDATDVNSPEEDLLKRVQISIDEDKAKRLNLDKASIASAVYSAFSQNEVSVFENENGKEYELYMRLDDKFRSDTNDILKTKIRSNEGFFVTLGDVTTLSFEQKPASISRFNRADEIKFLANTKNNAPLNSVANEISKKLDEILPANFKYKFLGFVELMDDTNASFIFTVSASAVLIYMVLAALYESFLLPFLIMLAMPLAFCGVVIGLFISGNPFSLFVMVGVILLFGMVGKNAILVVDFANHFANSGMEANEAVKMAAKKRLRAVLMTTFAMIFAMLPLALSRGAGYEANSPMAISIIFGLISSTLLSLLVVPVLFAWVYNLDRFIRKFYERERI; encoded by the coding sequence ATGATAAAAACAGCCATAAATCGCCCTATAACTACATTAATGGTTTTTTTAAGCCTTGTTGTCTTTGGAATTTATTCTCTAAAGACGATGAATGTAAATTTATACCCACAAGTAAATATCCCAATCGTTAAGATCACGACCTACGCAAACGGCGATATGAACTATATAAAAACTAAGATCACGCAAAAGATCGAGGATGAAATTTCAAGCATTGAAGGTATCAAGAAAATTTACTCAACTAGCTTTGATAATCTAAGTGTAGTCAGCATCGAATTTGAGCTAAATAAAGACCTAGAGAGCGCCACAAATGACGTTCGCGACAAGATGCAAAAAGCAAGACTTAGCGCAAACTACGAGATAGAAAAGCTAAATGGGCTCTCGTCATCTGTCTTTAGCCTCTTTATCACAAGGCTTGATGGAAATAAAACCAAGCTCATGCAAGAGATAGATGACGTAGCAAAGCCATTTTTGGAGCGCATAAGCGGCGTTTCAAAGGTTAAGACAAATGGTTTTTTAGAGCCAGCGGTGAAAATTTTACTAGATAGATTTAAGCTTGATAAAAACGCCCTTAGCGCAAATGAAGTGGCAAATTTGATAAAGGTTGAAAATTTAAAAGCACCCCTTGGCAAGATAGAAAATGAGCAGATACAAATGGCAATCAAGTCAAATTTTAGCGCCAAAAGCGTAGATGAGATAAGAAATTTAACGATCAAACAAGGGGTCTTTTTAAAAGATATCGCAAGTGTTGATCTTGCCTACAAAGATGCAAATGAAGCAGCGATAATGGATAAAAAAAGTGGCGTCTTGCTGGGTCTTGAGCTAGCTCCAGACGCAAACGCTCTAACCGTGATCGCTCTAGCTAAGTCAAAACTAGATCAGTTTAAAAGCCTGCTTGACAATGAGTATGAGGTAAAAATAGCTTATGATAAGAGCGAAGTGATACAAAAACACATCGATCAAACCGCCTTTGATATGATTCTTGGCGTCTTGCTAACCATCGTGATCGTGTATTTATTTTTAAGAAATTTCTCGATCACTATCATCTCGGTCGTAGCGATACCAACTAGCATCGTGGCGACATTTTTCATCATAAATGCCCTAGGTTACGACATCAACCGCTTAAGTCTCATAGCGCTCACACTAGGTATTGGCATCTTCATCGATGATGCGATAGTTGTCACTGAAAATATCGCTAGCAAGCTAAAAGATGAGCCAAATGCCCTAAAGGCAAGCTTTGCAGGCATAAAAGAGATAGCATTTAGTGTCTTTGCGATCTCACTCGTGCTGCTTTGTGTCTTTGTGCCTATCGCCTTTATGAGTGGCATCGTTGGCAAGTACTTTAACTCATTTGCGATGAGCGTGGCAGCTGGCATCGTCATTTCGTTTTTTGTGAGCATATTTCTTGTACCAACGCTTAGTGCTAGGTTTGTAAATGCCAAACAAAGTGGCTTTTTTCTAAAAAGCGAGCCATTTTTTGAGGCGCTTGAAAATGGCTACGAGAAAATTTTAGCTTTAGCGCTTAAATTTAAGCTCATATTTTTAGCTATAACGCTTGTGGTCGTTGTTTGCTCGTTTGGACTAGCTAAATTTGTAGGTGGCGACTTCATGCCAAGCGAGGATAACTCGGAGTTTAACATCTACTTTAAGCTTGACCCTTCGCTTAGCCTGCAAGCTAGCAAAGAGAGGCTAAAAGATAAAATTTCACTCATAAACGCCAATCCTCAGGTCGCTTACGCCTACTTCATCCTTGGCTACACAGACGCCAAGCAGCCTTATCTTGTAAAAGCTTACGTTAGGCTAAAGGAAATAAAAGATAGAGCTAATCACGAGCGGCAAAACGCTATCATGCAGAGGTTTCGCGACAAGCTAAAAAGTGACGATATGAGTGTCATTGTGGCTGACTTGCCAGTTGTTGAAGGTGGCGATGTGCAGCCAGTTAAGCTTACTATCACCTCTGAAAATGGCAAAGATTTAGAGAAATTTGTACCAAAGATCAGCAAGATGCTAAAAGAGATAAATGACGCAACGGATGTAAATTCGCCTGAAGAAGATCTGCTAAAGCGTGTGCAAATTTCTATCGATGAAGATAAGGCAAAAAGGCTAAATTTAGATAAAGCCAGCATTGCAAGCGCCGTTTATAGCGCATTTAGCCAGAATGAGGTCTCTGTTTTTGAAAACGAAAATGGCAAAGAGTATGAGCTTTACATGCGCCTTGATGATAAATTTAGAAGCGATACAAATGATATTTTAAAGACCAAGATAAGAAGCAATGAGGGCTTTTTCGTGACACTTGGCGATGTGACGACGCTTAGTTTTGAGCAAAAGCCAGCTAGTATTTCAAGGTTTAATAGAGCTGATGAGATAAAATTTCTAGCAAATACCAAAAACAATGCTCCGCTAAATAGCGTGGCAAATGAAATTTCAAAGAAGCTTGATGAAATTTTGCCAGCAAATTTCAAGTATAAATTTCTTGGATTTGTTGAGCTCATGGATGATACAAACGCTTCTTTTATCTTTACAGTGAGCGCTAGTGCGGTACTTATTTACATGGTGCTAGCTGCACTTTATGAGAGCTTTTTGCTGCCATTTCTCATCATGCTTGCCATGCCGCTTGCCTTTTGTGGCGTCGTGATCGGACTTTTTATAAGCGGCAATCCATTTAGCCTATTTGTCATGGTTGGCGTCATCTTGCTCTTTGGAATGGTCGGTAAAAACGCCATTTTGGTCGTTGATTTTGCAAACCACTTTGCAAATAGTGGCATGGAGGCAAACGAAGCTGTGAAAATGGCTGCTAAAAAGCGGTTAAGGGCTGTTTTGATGACCACTTTTGCGATGATATTTGCTATGCTTCCGCTGGCACTTAGCAGGGGTGCTGGCTATGAGGCCAACTCACCTATGGCTATAAGCATCATCTTTGGGCTCATTAGCTCGACCTTGCTTAGCCTGCTTGTCGTGCCAGTTCTGTTTGCATGGGTCTATAATCTTGATAGATTTATAAGAAAATTTTATGAAAGGGAGAGAATTTGA
- a CDS encoding efflux RND transporter periplasmic adaptor subunit has translation MKKLIILMIFGIFSFASEEIFADFEVYAKQSSKLAFESSGKVDKIFVDVSSHVKKGDDLASLDQSSLEIALKKAKNDLELAKNASEFAKNTLNKFIQVRDVTSKQEFDEVKYKFDEAILRVQSAQIAILNAQDRLKKAVLKAPFDGVIASKNIELGEGVSPLSPAFVLNSNEAKILIAIDEKYANLVKVGDIFKFKLDSTSDEKEVKIALIYPEIKRETRKFYAQAYDSGLKPGMFGQGKVLVSKRK, from the coding sequence TTGAAAAAGCTGATAATTTTGATGATATTTGGTATTTTTTCATTTGCTAGTGAGGAAATTTTTGCTGACTTTGAAGTTTATGCCAAACAAAGCTCAAAGCTCGCATTTGAGAGCAGTGGCAAGGTGGATAAAATTTTTGTAGATGTTTCAAGTCATGTTAAAAAAGGCGACGATTTAGCTAGTCTTGATCAAAGCAGTCTAGAAATCGCTCTTAAAAAGGCAAAAAATGATCTTGAGCTGGCAAAAAATGCTAGTGAATTTGCAAAAAATACTTTAAACAAATTTATTCAAGTAAGGGACGTCACTTCAAAGCAAGAATTTGACGAGGTAAAGTATAAATTTGACGAAGCGATACTTCGGGTTCAAAGTGCACAAATCGCCATTTTAAATGCACAAGATCGCCTTAAAAAAGCTGTTTTAAAAGCTCCATTTGATGGCGTTATCGCTAGTAAAAATATTGAGCTTGGAGAGGGTGTTTCGCCGCTTAGTCCAGCTTTTGTTTTAAATTCAAATGAGGCTAAAATTTTAATAGCGATCGATGAAAAATACGCAAATTTAGTAAAAGTTGGCGACATATTTAAATTTAAACTTGACTCAACAAGCGATGAAAAAGAGGTAAAAATCGCACTCATCTATCCAGAGATTAAGCGAGAGACTAGAAAATTTTACGCCCAGGCTTATGACAGCGGCCTAAAACCTGGCATGTTTGGTCAAGGCAAAGTGCTAGTTAGTAAAAGAAAATGA